The Deltaproteobacteria bacterium DNA window AACCTTGCGGCGGTCCTGGCCGCCGGGGGGTCTTCGCCCGCCTCCGTGGTGAAGACGACCGTCTACCTTACCGACCTGGCGGAGTTTCCGGCGATGAACGAGGTCTACAAGCGGTTTTTTCCCGGTGAGCCGCCGGCCAGGGCCACCGTGGAGGTTTCGAAGTTGCCGGCGGGGGCGCGTGTGGAGGTCGAGGCAATAGCAACAGTAGAGACTACATGAAACCGGGGGGGCATCCATGCCCGCCTCGACACTAGGCCATCCATGACTAAGCCATCCATGGCGGTCGTCGATGTCGCGATGGGAGGAAGTTCAGACGGCCTTGGCCACCTTTCCGGACTTGATGCACTGCGTGCAGACGTTCACGTGCCGGACGGTGCCGTTGGTGACCGCCTTTACCCGCTGGATGTTCGGACGCCACACCTTCGCCGTCCGGTTGTTGGCGTGGGAAACGTTGTGCCCGAAGCTCGGGCCCTTGCCGCAGATCGCGCACTTTGCCATGGGAACCTCCGTGATATGAACCTTGAATATCTACCACTCCTTGCATGAAAAAACAACCCCCCATTTTCGGCCGGAAAAGGGCCGGAGGCGCCGGCATCCTGCTGTGGACCGTCCTTTCGGCCGCGATCCTTCTGGTCCCCCCCGCCATCCCGCACCTCACGGCGTCGAGGATCCCCCGGCCGGCCTCACGGGCCGCCGATGCCGTGTTCGTCCTTTCGGGGGGGGAGGGCCGGATCCAGGAAGGGTACCGGGAATGGACGGAACGGGGGGCCGGAGAGCTCTACATCCTCGGGGCGGGCGTCGGAGTGGAACTGACCCGCATCCTGCCGGAAGCTTCGGCGCTGCCGGCATCGTCACGCTCCCGGATCCACGTGGAGATGTGGTCCGAGAACACGCTGGAGAACGCCTTTTCGGCGAAGTCGGTCGTAGGGTCCCGCGGCTTCACCTCCGTGGTGGTCGTCACTTCCGACTACCATGTCCCAAGGGCGTACCTTGCGTTCCGGAAAGTCCTGTCCCCCGGCTTGGACCTCACCGTCCTGCCGGTGCGGTCCGAGCGGTGGGAGCGGCCGGGCGCCGCATGGAGGTGGGGGAGAAGGCGGTTTCTCGAGGGGTGGAAATACTGGGGGTACCGGGTCCTGCTCCGCTGGGAGTAGAATCCCCCGTCCCCCGGCGGGCGTCAGGCGTCGGGGTTTCGCCGCGAAAAATCCGGGATCTTCCCCGCGTCCCGTACCAGGACGCGCCGCCCCGACACGGTCAGCCTTCCTTCCAGGAACAGGCGGATCGCCATCGGGTAGATCCGGTGCTCCTCCTTGAGGATGCGCGCCGCGAGGGAATCGTCCGTGTCGTCCTCGTGCACCGGGACGACCGCCTGCACGATCACCGGCCCGGTGTCCACCCCCTCGTCGAGGAAGTGCACGGTGCACCCGGAGAAGCGGACCCCGTACCGGACCGCCTGGGCGGGGCCGTGCGTTCCGGGGAAGGACGGCAGCAGCGCCGGGTGGATGTTCAGGATCCGGTGCGGGAACGCCCGGAGGAATACCGGCGTCACCACGCGCATGAATCCGGCCAGGCAGACGAGGGAAGCGCCGGAAGCGCGGAGGATCTCCACCAGGCGAGCGTCGAACGCCTCCCGGCTCTCGAAGGCGCGGTGGTCCACAACCTCCGTGGGGATCCCGTGGTTCCGGGCGCGCACCAGGCCGTAGGCGTCCGCCTTGTTGCTCACGACGATCCCGACGCGGCACGGGATCTCCCCGCGCTCCGACGCGTCGATGATGGCCTGCAGGTTCGATCCGCTCCCCGACACGAGGACGGCTATGACGGCACGGTCGCTCATCGCTTCCCCCCGACCAGGGCGACGCGGGGCTCCCCGCGGCCCTTGCGGATCTCGCCGATCACGCAGGCCGGGAACCCCGACCGGCGGAAGTGCGAAACCGCGCGGTCCGCGTCCCCCGGCCGGACCACGATCACCATCCCGATCCCCATGTTGAACGTCCGGAAACGGTCCGGTTCCGGCAACCGCGCCGCCTCGCAGAGCGTGCGGAACACCGGCGGGGGTTCCCACGAATCGCGATCCACGACCGCCGCGGTTCCGCGCGGAAGGGACCGCGGAAGGTTCCCCGTGATTCCCCCGCCGGTGATGTGCGCCATCGCCAGGATGCTTCCCTTCCGCAGGTAGGAGAGGACCGGCCGGACGTAGATCCGCGTCGGGCGGAGGAGCTCCTCCGCGACCGTGGCGCCCCACTCCGGAACGCGCTGGCCGATCCTCTTTCCCATCACCTCGAACACGATCTTCCGGGCGAGGGAGTAGCCGTTGCTGTGGAGACCGGAGGAGGCGAGGCCCACGAGCGCGTCGCCGGGGCGAACCCCCGCTCCCGTGATGATCGCGTGCCGGTCGGCGGCTCCCACGGCGAACCCGGCGAGGTCGAACTCCCCCCGGGAGTAGACCGACGGCATCTCGGCGGTTTCCCCTCCCAGGAGGGCGCACCCGGCCTGCCGGCACCCTTCGGCGACGCCCGAAACCACGCGCGCGCCCTCGGCCGCGGACAGCTTCCCGGTGGCGTAGTAGTCGAGGAAGAAGAGCGGCTCGGCGCCGTGCACGAGGATGTCGTTCACGCACATGGCGACCAGGTCGATCCCCACCGTGTCGAACTTCCCCGCCATCGCGGCCACCTTGACCTTGGTGCCGACCCCGTCGGTGCCGGAGACCAGGACCGGGTCGCGGAACTTCCGCTTCGGGAAGCGGAAGAACCCGGCGAATCCGCCGATGTCTCCCAGGACTTCCTTCCGGTGCGTCGTCCGGACCATCGGGCGGATCAGGGAGACGAGGCGTTCCCCCTCGTCGATGTCGACGCCCGCGGTCTTGTAGGTGACGGGTTTTTTCAACGTCGCGGCTCCGTTCCGTGCGTACCTAAACGGTAGCGATCCACGGACGTGGATGTCAATGATTTTCCCCCCTCGGGGAGGTAAGATAGGAAGATTCGAGTCATGGAGGCACGCGTGGCGACGAAGGTCGGGATCGTCATCCTCGGGGACGAGGTGCTGAAGGGGGAGGTCCGCGAGGCCAACCTCGCCTACATGCTCCCGCTTCTCGCGGAGTGGGGTGCGGAGACGACGCTGTGCGCGATCCTTCCCGACGACATCCCGGTCGTGGTTCGCCACCTGCGGGCGTACCTCAAGGAGGCGGACCTCCTGATCCTCACGGGAGGGATCGGCCCCACGCCGGACGACATCACCCGGGACGCGGTTGCGGAGGTCGCCGGCGTGCCGCTGGTCGTGGACGAGGAGACCCGGGCCGCGTTGGAGGCCAGGCCGTTCCAGGGGGGGAACCCGAAGTACCGGATGTTGATGGCGCACGTCCCGCAGGGGTCGACCCTGATTCCGAACCCGTACTCCCCGGCGCCGGGTTTCTACGTCCACCGGATGGCGGCGTTCCCCGGCATCCCCCGGCTGCTGCAGGCGATGTTCGGCTGGGTCCGTCCGCTGGTGGAAGGGAGCCGGAAGACCCGGGTCACCCTCTATTCGATGGCGCCCGAATCTTCCTACGCCGGGATCATGGGGGAGATGATCGCGGCGTACCCCGATGTCGGGATCGGATCGTACCCGGTCACCGACGGGGAGTACAGGGTCCGCGTGGTGTTTCGCGGCCCGGGGTTCGCCCGGACCGCAGAGTGCGCCGCCCGGTTCGAGGAGAAGCTCGCCGGCATCGGGTACAATGTCCTCCGCAGGCTGGAGGAGCGGGGGGACGATGCGTAACGCATGCCGGAACGCCTTGATCCTGCTGGTGCTTCTTTCCGCGGCCGCGGTTCCCGAAGGCGTCCTCTCCGCGGAAGACGCGATGCGCGGCTGGAGGGAATCGACGTCGTCCGGGTTGTGGAGCCCAGCCCCCGAGAGGCGCGCCGGGTTCACCGACAACGGCGTTTCCGTCGAGATGACGCTTCCCCCCGGGACGGGAGTCGCGTACTCCCGCTCCGGCCGGTTCATGCACGACAACGCGGCGATTCGCCTCGCCACCGACAACGTGAACACGTCGGGGAACGAATATTATCCCGGAGAGGCGAACTTCCCGGTCGCGGTCACCTTCGTTTTCGGCGACGACTCGCTGAGGCTGGGGGTGAAGCAACGGGTGTGGCTCTTCTTCCGGCAGTTGTGGAACGGGTTCACCCCGTCCGGCATCCGCCTGACCTACGCCTGGGGAAACCGGCTCCCCGTGGGATCGATGTACCGCTTGTGGGAGGAGGAGACGGTGTTCGTCCTGGCCGGCCCCGACGAGGTCGGGAAGGCGGTCAACGCCGTCCGACGGATCCGGGACGATTTCCGGGCGGCGTACGGCAGGCCGCCGAAAGGTCCCGTCACCGAGGTGAAGCTGCGGGCCGGAAGGCCGTCCGGGGAGAAGGGGTCGGCGCGCTCCGCCGCCACGGTGCGGTTTCCGGCCGATTGATCCGCCCGCGAACCCGAGAGTGCTATTTCGGCGAGGGGGAAGGCGATTCCTTCGGCGCCGGGGCGGGTGCGCCCGGAGCCTCTTTCTGCTGGGACTTCCGCGTCATCGCGATCTGCAGCCCGCGGGCGTATTCGGCCCTCGGATCCGATCCGATCGCCTTCACGAAATGGTCGATCGCCGCGTCGTACTCCCCCCGATCGAGACGGATCTTGCCGATCTCGTTGTGGGCGGGCGCGAAACGGGGACGGGCCTGGACGGTCCTTTCGAACAGGGCCGTGGCCTCGGCCACCCGCTTCATTCGAAGCATCGTCAACCCTTCCGCGTACCAGATCTCATACCCTTTCCGGTACGCCGCGGAGACGAGCTCCGCGCGCCGCAGCTCCTTCAGCGCATCCTGCAGGTTGCCCGCCGTGAGGAATTCGACGCCGAGACGATAGCGTGCGTCGACGAAGCGCGGATCCAGCGCGATGGCCTTTCGATATTCCTCGACGGCGCGAGGGCGATCTCCCAGCCGGGAATACAGCTTCCCCGCCTGAAAATGCTCGAGCCGGGTGCGGATCGTCTTCAGGTTGAACTTCGCGAACTCGTTGTTCGGATTCAGCTTGATCGCCCGGCGCATCTCGAAGATGGCGTCCTCGTAGTGCCGCTCGTAGTAATGCGCCAGCCCCAGGGCGTTGTACGCCTCGTCCAGGGCGGCTCCGCGCGGAGCGGACGCGATGCAGTTCCGCAGCACCGAGGCGGCCTCCTCGTTCCTGCCGCTCTTGACGAGGAGCCTCCCCAGCCCGACGCCCGACCGGAACAGCAGGTCGTCGCGCGTCTTCCCGCCGGATTTTCCGGCGACCTCCGGCATCCCCTGGTACAGCTCCTCCGCTTTCGAGTAGGTGTTGATATCGCGGGAGTACAGGTTCGCCAGCTGGAGGCGGGCCTCGCCGTGGACCGGGTGCTCCGCGATCGCCCGGGCGAACGCCGACCGGGCTTCCGCGTAATTTCCCGCGTTCACCAGGTCGCGCCCCCGGGAGTAGTGGGCGTCCGCCTCCGCCGCGCCGGAAATCGCGGGGCGAGGGCAGGCGACGATCGACATTGCGAGGAGGGTCAGGGGGATGAGGGAGGTACCGTGCCGCACAGCCACCCCGGCGAACGGACAGCGATGAACATCCTTCGTTGTGCTACTATACGTCACAAACGATGCGGCGGGTATGGAAATCTTCCATCGCGCCCCTGCTGTTCTTCGCGGCGGCCGCGATCCTGACCGGGGAACCTTCCCACGGAGCGGAACGCCCGGTCAACCCGCACCGGTCCTTCCCCTGCAAGGATTGCCACGCCCGGATCCCCGACAAGGGGAAAAGCTCCGCGTCCGAGGTCCTGTCCGGCCTGTTGAAGTCTCCGGTGGAACTGTGCCGGGGTTGCCACTCCGACGCCGAGACCACCCACCATCCGGTCGTGAAGCGGACGGCACGCCGCCTTCCGGAAGGGCTTCCCTTGAGCGCCGGCGGCGAGGTGATCTGCTCGACCTGCCACGACGTCCACCAGGAGAAACCGGCCGTGTTCCTGCTCCGCGGCTACGACACCGGCAGGTACTCCGTCCGGATGGACATGTGCCTCGACTGCCACGGGGAGGAGTTCCGCGCCATCAACCCGCACCACGCCGGAGCGGAGACCGAAAAGTGCCACACGTGCCACCTGGGGCGGCCCGGCGATCCCGACGGGCCTTCCGTGAAGATCCAGGAGAACCTCGAGCGGATCTGCGACTTCTGCCACGACGTGCGTTCCCGGGCGCATCCCGGGAACGTGGATGCGCTGAAGAAGCTTCCGGAATCGCTCCCCAGGGGGAAGAACGGCGAGACGATGTGCGGGACGTGCCACGACCCGCACGGGGCGCCGGACACCATCCACTTCCTCCGGATACCGTACGTGGAGGCGCTGGAGCGCGGACGATACGCCAACCCCCACGGGAAGGTCGACTACACCTCCTGCATGGGGTGCCACCTCGGGGTGTCCGTCCGGAAGGAGGAGATGCGGACGAACCTCCGGTACGGCGGGGACGACATGCGGATCTGCCACTCTTGCCACGGCGCGATGGACGCCTGCCACCCGGTGCTGGTGAACCTGCCGGAGAGCATGAACCCGGGGAAGGACCTCCCGCTCTCCTCCGACGGCAAGATCAAGTGCCTGACGTGCCACGACCCGATGCCGGAGACCGGGAGCGGAGTCGCGGTCCGGAGGAAGGAGAAAGGGGAGCCGAGGAATGCGCTCTGCTACCGGTGCCACGACAAGGAGGACCTGTCCGGGAGAAATCCGCACGCGTCGATGACGAACCGGGAGACGTGCAAATTCTGCCACGACACGATGACCGATCCCACAAACGAGGAAGCGGGGCAGATCTCGTTCATCTCCAACACCCGGCTGATCTGCCTCCGCTGCCACTCCCAGGACCGCCACCCTTCCGGAGTCGACCACATGGTGACGCCGCGCCTGGCCGTCCCCGAGCCGTTCAAGGTTGATTCCCGGGGACGCCTTACGTGCACGACGTGCCACAATCCGCACATCGACGTGCGGGGGGAGGGGAAGGCGAAGGGGCGTTTCGTGACCGAAGGGGAGGGGCGGGCGATCTGCTCCAACTGCCACCGCAGGTAGGCCGCTACTCGTACCGGAGCGCCTCGATCGGGTCCATCCGGGACGCCTTCCTCGCCGGGTAGAATCCGAAGAAGATCCCCACCGCCGCGGAGAATCCGAACGCCAGGACCACCGCGCCGGGGGAGATGACGGTGGACCACCCCGCGTAGCGGGAAGTGAGCAGAGCGCCGCCGGCCCCCAGGCCGATCCCGACCGCACCCCCGGTCGCGGCCAGAAGCACCGCCTCGATCAGGAACTGGGAAAGGATGTCCCGCTCGCGCGCCCCGACCGCCATCCGGATCCCGATCTCCCGGGTCCTCTCCGTGACCGACACGAGCATGATGTTCATGATCCCGATCCCCCCGACGATCAGGGACACGGAGGCGATCCCGCCCAGGAGGAGGCTCATGATCTTCGTGGCGGATTCCGCCAGCGCGAGCATCTCGGAGAGGTTCCGGACCGAGAAGTCGTCGTCCTGGCCCGGCCCGATCCGGTGCCGCTGTCGCAGCAGCGCGGCGATCTGTCGCTCGGCCTCCTTTACGCTTTCCGCGTCGACCGCCTGCGCCATGACGACACCGACGGTGCCGGCATGGGCGCTGGCGTAGAGCTTCTTCTGGAGCGTCGTGATCGGCAGGATCACCGTGTCGTCCTGGTCCTGCCCCTGGGGCGACTGCCCCTTCCGCTCCAGCACCCCGACCACGGTGAACGGGGACCGCTTGATCCGGACGATCTTCCCGACCGGGTCCTCGGAGCCGAACAGGGAATCCGCCACCGTCTGCCCCAGGAGGCACACCTTGGAGGCCGCCTCCAACTCCTGCGCCGTGAAGTTCCGCCCCGACACGGTGTTCCACTCGCGCATCTCGAGGTAGTCCGTCCCCGTCCCCTGGACGATGGTGCTCCAGTTCTGGTTTCCGTAGACCACGGGGGCGCTGGTCCGGACCGAGGGGGAGGACAGGCGCACCGCGGAGAGCTCCTTTCCGATCGCCCGGGCGTCCGCCATCGTGAGCGTCGGGGTGCCGCCGAACCCGGAGCGCAACCCACCCGATGTGGTGCTCCCCGGGAGGATGAGCAGGAGATTCGATCCGATCGAGGAGATCTGGGCGGATATCCGCTCGTTTGCCCCCTCTCCGATGGCGACCATCACGATGACCGCGGCGACGCCGATGATCATACCGAGCATCGTCAGCACCGAGCGCATCTTGTTGGCGCGCAGGGAGCGGAAGGACACCTTCGCGGCGGAGTAGAGGTTCACGCTTCCGCCGCCGGTGGGGGCGACGCCGCACGGCGCCGGTTATGGACGGGCAGGTCCTCCACGATCCGACCGTCGCGGAAACGGACGATCCTTCGCGCGTACCCGGAGATGTCCGGCTCGTGCGTCACCAGGACGAGGGTGATCCCGCGCTCCTCGTTCAGCTGCTGGAAAATTCCCAGGATCTCGTCGCTCGTCGCGGAGTCGAGGTTTCCCGTCGGCTCGTCCGCCAGGAGGAGGGCCGGGGTGTTGACGATCGCGCGGGCGATGGCCACGCGCTGCTGCTGCCCTCCCGAGAGCTGGCTCGGGAGATGGTGGGAGCGTTCCTCGAGCCCGACGGCGGAGAGCGCGGCGGACGCCCTGTCCCGCCGGACGGCGGTCGGCGTTCCGTCGTAGATCATCGGCAGCTCGACGTTCTCCCGCGCGGAGAGCCTCGGCAGGAGGTTGAATCCCTGGAAGACGAAGCCGATCCGGTTCCGCCGGAGGACCGCCCGCGCGTCGCGCGAGAGGCCCGCCACCTCCTCTCCGTCGAGCCGGTAGCTTCCCGACGTGGGGCGGTCGAGGCATCCGAGGATGTTCATCAGGGTGGATTTCCCCGATCCGGAGGCGCCCATCACCGCGACGAAATCCCCCGCCAGGATGGACAGGTCCACCCCCTTCAGCGCCTCGACGCGGACGTCTCCCAGAAGGTACGTCTTCACGAGTCCGCCGATCTCGATCGCCGCGGTGCCCATCGCGCGCTACCGGATCCCCCCGAATCCCATTCCGGGGGGGCTGCCGCCGCCGTTCTTTTTCTGGCCGGTCTCGCCCGTCACGAGCGCATCGCCGTCCTTCAGGGGGCCGTCCAGCAGCTGCGTGAACGTCCCGTTCGACACCCCGGTGCGGATCGTCACGGGGGCCGGCCTGCCGTCCTTGCCCAAGATGTAGACCTTCTGGCCGGCCGGCTCCTTCTCCCGTTCCCGCTTCTTCCCTTCGGCCCTCTCCTTCGAGTCCGCAGGGCGGTACCGCAGCGCGGCGTTGGGGATCTTCAGGACGTCCTCGTACTTTTTCACCTCGATCGTCACGTTGGCGGTCATCCCGGGTTTCAGGGAAAGATCCCGGTTGTCGACCCGGACGACGACGTTGTACGTGACCACGTTCTGGGTGACGATCGGCGAGTTGCGGACCTGCTCCACCCTCCCCGAGAACACCTTCTCCGGGTACGCATCCACGGTGAAGGTCGCGGTCTGCCCCGGGATCGCCCGGCCGATGTCCGACTCGTCCACGTTCGTGTCGATCTGCATCTTCGTCAGGTCCTGCGCGATGGAGAAGAGGGTCGGCGTCTGGAAGCTCGCCGCCACCGTCTGGCCGACGTCCACGCTGCGCGAGATGACGATCCCGTCCACCGGGGAG harbors:
- a CDS encoding phosphoribosylglycinamide formyltransferase, translating into MSDRAVIAVLVSGSGSNLQAIIDASERGEIPCRVGIVVSNKADAYGLVRARNHGIPTEVVDHRAFESREAFDARLVEILRASGASLVCLAGFMRVVTPVFLRAFPHRILNIHPALLPSFPGTHGPAQAVRYGVRFSGCTVHFLDEGVDTGPVIVQAVVPVHEDDTDDSLAARILKEEHRIYPMAIRLFLEGRLTVSGRRVLVRDAGKIPDFSRRNPDA
- a CDS encoding tetratricopeptide repeat protein; translated protein: MAVRHGTSLIPLTLLAMSIVACPRPAISGAAEADAHYSRGRDLVNAGNYAEARSAFARAIAEHPVHGEARLQLANLYSRDINTYSKAEELYQGMPEVAGKSGGKTRDDLLFRSGVGLGRLLVKSGRNEEAASVLRNCIASAPRGAALDEAYNALGLAHYYERHYEDAIFEMRRAIKLNPNNEFAKFNLKTIRTRLEHFQAGKLYSRLGDRPRAVEEYRKAIALDPRFVDARYRLGVEFLTAGNLQDALKELRRAELVSAAYRKGYEIWYAEGLTMLRMKRVAEATALFERTVQARPRFAPAHNEIGKIRLDRGEYDAAIDHFVKAIGSDPRAEYARGLQIAMTRKSQQKEAPGAPAPAPKESPSPSPK
- a CDS encoding ABC transporter ATP-binding protein, which codes for MGTAAIEIGGLVKTYLLGDVRVEALKGVDLSILAGDFVAVMGASGSGKSTLMNILGCLDRPTSGSYRLDGEEVAGLSRDARAVLRRNRIGFVFQGFNLLPRLSARENVELPMIYDGTPTAVRRDRASAALSAVGLEERSHHLPSQLSGGQQQRVAIARAIVNTPALLLADEPTGNLDSATSDEILGIFQQLNEERGITLVLVTHEPDISGYARRIVRFRDGRIVEDLPVHNRRRAASPPPAAEA
- a CDS encoding reactive intermediate/imine deaminase (has endoribonuclease activity on mRNA) produces the protein MRTTVKTEKAPAAIGPYSQAVRCGGFLFCSGQIPLDPATGKIVEGGIAEQTERVLANLAAVLAAGGSSPASVVKTTVYLTDLAEFPAMNEVYKRFFPGEPPARATVEVSKLPAGARVEVEAIATVETT
- a CDS encoding YdcF family protein, with product MKKQPPIFGRKRAGGAGILLWTVLSAAILLVPPAIPHLTASRIPRPASRAADAVFVLSGGEGRIQEGYREWTERGAGELYILGAGVGVELTRILPEASALPASSRSRIHVEMWSENTLENAFSAKSVVGSRGFTSVVVVTSDYHVPRAYLAFRKVLSPGLDLTVLPVRSERWERPGAAWRWGRRRFLEGWKYWGYRVLLRWE
- a CDS encoding competence/damage-inducible protein A, with protein sequence MEARVATKVGIVILGDEVLKGEVREANLAYMLPLLAEWGAETTLCAILPDDIPVVVRHLRAYLKEADLLILTGGIGPTPDDITRDAVAEVAGVPLVVDEETRAALEARPFQGGNPKYRMLMAHVPQGSTLIPNPYSPAPGFYVHRMAAFPGIPRLLQAMFGWVRPLVEGSRKTRVTLYSMAPESSYAGIMGEMIAAYPDVGIGSYPVTDGEYRVRVVFRGPGFARTAECAARFEEKLAGIGYNVLRRLEERGDDA
- a CDS encoding efflux RND transporter periplasmic adaptor subunit — encoded protein: MRKAAVAVAIALAISAGAYAWFTKSPQGSVFRTAKVEKGVIIDAITATGNINAVTTVSVGSQISGTIQQIFVDFNSRVRKGQVIAQVDPRLLESALVQAQAAVENAKASLERAQVGVIDTDRTYRRNQELIRSGFVAQADVDSAQTAYEQALAQKRSAEAALRQAEASRNTAQTNLEYATIRSPVDGIVISRSVDVGQTVAASFQTPTLFSIAQDLTKMQIDTNVDESDIGRAIPGQTATFTVDAYPEKVFSGRVEQVRNSPIVTQNVVTYNVVVRVDNRDLSLKPGMTANVTIEVKKYEDVLKIPNAALRYRPADSKERAEGKKREREKEPAGQKVYILGKDGRPAPVTIRTGVSNGTFTQLLDGPLKDGDALVTGETGQKKNGGGSPPGMGFGGIR
- a CDS encoding 50S ribosomal protein L28, producing the protein MAKCAICGKGPSFGHNVSHANNRTAKVWRPNIQRVKAVTNGTVRHVNVCTQCIKSGKVAKAV
- a CDS encoding phosphoribosylformylglycinamidine cyclo-ligase; amino-acid sequence: MKKPVTYKTAGVDIDEGERLVSLIRPMVRTTHRKEVLGDIGGFAGFFRFPKRKFRDPVLVSGTDGVGTKVKVAAMAGKFDTVGIDLVAMCVNDILVHGAEPLFFLDYYATGKLSAAEGARVVSGVAEGCRQAGCALLGGETAEMPSVYSRGEFDLAGFAVGAADRHAIITGAGVRPGDALVGLASSGLHSNGYSLARKIVFEVMGKRIGQRVPEWGATVAEELLRPTRIYVRPVLSYLRKGSILAMAHITGGGITGNLPRSLPRGTAAVVDRDSWEPPPVFRTLCEAARLPEPDRFRTFNMGIGMVIVVRPGDADRAVSHFRRSGFPACVIGEIRKGRGEPRVALVGGKR
- a CDS encoding cytochrome c3 family protein, translated to MRRVWKSSIAPLLFFAAAAILTGEPSHGAERPVNPHRSFPCKDCHARIPDKGKSSASEVLSGLLKSPVELCRGCHSDAETTHHPVVKRTARRLPEGLPLSAGGEVICSTCHDVHQEKPAVFLLRGYDTGRYSVRMDMCLDCHGEEFRAINPHHAGAETEKCHTCHLGRPGDPDGPSVKIQENLERICDFCHDVRSRAHPGNVDALKKLPESLPRGKNGETMCGTCHDPHGAPDTIHFLRIPYVEALERGRYANPHGKVDYTSCMGCHLGVSVRKEEMRTNLRYGGDDMRICHSCHGAMDACHPVLVNLPESMNPGKDLPLSSDGKIKCLTCHDPMPETGSGVAVRRKEKGEPRNALCYRCHDKEDLSGRNPHASMTNRETCKFCHDTMTDPTNEEAGQISFISNTRLICLRCHSQDRHPSGVDHMVTPRLAVPEPFKVDSRGRLTCTTCHNPHIDVRGEGKAKGRFVTEGEGRAICSNCHRR
- a CDS encoding ABC transporter permease, with protein sequence MRSVLTMLGMIIGVAAVIVMVAIGEGANERISAQISSIGSNLLLILPGSTTSGGLRSGFGGTPTLTMADARAIGKELSAVRLSSPSVRTSAPVVYGNQNWSTIVQGTGTDYLEMREWNTVSGRNFTAQELEAASKVCLLGQTVADSLFGSEDPVGKIVRIKRSPFTVVGVLERKGQSPQGQDQDDTVILPITTLQKKLYASAHAGTVGVVMAQAVDAESVKEAERQIAALLRQRHRIGPGQDDDFSVRNLSEMLALAESATKIMSLLLGGIASVSLIVGGIGIMNIMLVSVTERTREIGIRMAVGARERDILSQFLIEAVLLAATGGAVGIGLGAGGALLTSRYAGWSTVISPGAVVLAFGFSAAVGIFFGFYPARKASRMDPIEALRYE
- a CDS encoding DUF3047 domain-containing protein, which produces MRNACRNALILLVLLSAAAVPEGVLSAEDAMRGWRESTSSGLWSPAPERRAGFTDNGVSVEMTLPPGTGVAYSRSGRFMHDNAAIRLATDNVNTSGNEYYPGEANFPVAVTFVFGDDSLRLGVKQRVWLFFRQLWNGFTPSGIRLTYAWGNRLPVGSMYRLWEEETVFVLAGPDEVGKAVNAVRRIRDDFRAAYGRPPKGPVTEVKLRAGRPSGEKGSARSAATVRFPAD